In Rattus norvegicus strain BN/NHsdMcwi chromosome 1, GRCr8, whole genome shotgun sequence, a genomic segment contains:
- the Hbs1l gene encoding HBS1-like protein isoform X6, which yields MTVSGKKQTMGFEVPGLPSEENGHNVRAPYKGPPGDDVSIASPNVPETGTPKSTAHPPSLQTSEELGCTPTPLRKSGKLRQQIDVKAGLEKRQGGKQLLNLVVIGHVDAGKSTLMGHMLYLLGNVNKRTMHKYEQESKKAGKASFAYAWVLDETGEERERGVTMDVGMTKFETTTKVVTLMDAPGHKDFIPNMITGAAQADVAVLVVDASRGEFEAGFETGGQTREHGLLVRSLGVTQLAVAVNKMDQVNWQQERFQEITGKLGHFLKQAGFKESDVAFIPTSGLSGENLTSRSQSSDLTKWYKGLCLLEQIDSFKPPQRSIDKPFRLCVSDVFKDQGSGFCVTGKIEAGYVQTGDRLLAMPPNETCTAKGITLHDEPVDWAAAGDHVSLTLVGMDIIKINVGCIFCGPKEPIKACTRFRARILIFNIEVPITKGFPVLLHYQTVSEPAVIKRLISVLNKSTGEVTKKKPKLLTKGQNALVELQTQRPVALELYKDFKELGRFMLRYGGSTVAAGVVTEVSAVSSYLCLSVSPGKGHC from the exons ATGACTGTGTCCGGGAAGAAGCAGACCATGGGATTTGAAGTGCCCGG CTTACCTTCTGAGGAAAATGGACACAATGTGCGCGCTCCTTACAAAGGGCCTCCTGGAGATGATGTGAGCATTGCCTCTCCTAATGTTCCTGAGACCGGCACTCCGAAATCCACcgcccaccctccctcccttcagaCGTCAGAAGAGCTGGGCTGCACTCCGACACCACTGAGGAAGTCTGGCAAGCTGAGGCAGCAGATAGACGTGAAAGCGGGATTGGAGAAGCGGCAGGGCGGGAAGCAGCTCCTCAACTTAGTGGTCATTG GTCATGTTGATGCTGGGAAAAGTACTCTGATGGGCCATATGCTTTATCTTCTGGGTAATGTAAACAAAAGAACTATGCATAAGTATGAGCAAGAATCTAAAAAGGCTGGCAAGGCTTCATTTGCATATGCATGGGTCTTGGATGAAactggagaagaaagggaaag GGGAGTAACAATGGATGTTGGCATGACGAAGTTTGAAACCACAACCAAAGTTGTTACCTTAATGGATGCTCCAGGCCATAAGGATTTCATTCCAAACATGATCACAGGAGCAGCCCAG GCTGACGTGGCAGTCTTGGTCGTTGATGCCAGCAGGGGAGAATTTGAAGCTGGATTTGAGACGGGAGGACAGACCCGAGAGCATGGCCTTTTGGTCCGATCTCTTGGAGTGACGCAGCTTGCTGTGGCTGTCAATAAGATGGACCAG GTAAATTGGCAACAAGAAAGATTTCAAGAGATTACTGGAAAACTTGGGCACTTTCTCAAGCAAGCAGGTTTTAAG GAGAGTGATGTAGCTTTTATCCCAACCAGCGGTCTGAGTGGCGAGAATTTAACTTCAAGGTCACAGTCCAGTGACCTCACGAAGTGGTACAAAGGGCTCTGCTTATTGGAGCAGATTG ATTCCTTCAAGCCCCCTCAGCGTTCCATTGACAAACCTTTCAGGTTATGTGTGTCTGATGTCTTCAAAG ATCAAGGATCTGGCTTTTGTGTGACTGGTAAGATTGAAGCCGGCTATGTCCAGACTGGTGACCGACTGTTAGCCATGCCGCCCAATGAAACCTGTACTGCCAAAG GAATCACTCTGCACGACGAACCTGTCGATTGGGCAGCAGCAGGAGATCACGTTAGTCTTACTTTGGTTGGGATGGATATCATCAAAATCAA TGTTGGCTGCATATTTTGTGGACCCAAAGAACCCATTAAAGCTTGCACTCGCTTCAGAGCCCGGATTCTCATCTTCAATATTGAAGTTCCCATCACTAAAGGCTTTCCT gTGCTGTTACACTACCAAACCGTCAGTGAGCCTGCTGTTATTAAGCGATTGATTAGTGTCCTAAACAAAAGTACCGGTGAAGTCACAAAGAAGAAGCCCAA GTTGTTGACCAAGGGCCAGAATGCCTTGGTAGAGCTGCAGACACAAAGACCAGTGGCTCTCGAGCTCTACAAAGACTTCAAGGAGCTGGGGCGGTTTATGCTGCGTTATGGTGGCTCCACGGTAGCTGCTGGCGTTGTCACTGAGGTATCTGCTGTGTCCagttatctctgtctgtctgtttcaccTGGCAAAGGTCATTGCTGA